One window from the genome of Bdellovibrio sp. NC01 encodes:
- the carA gene encoding glutamine-hydrolyzing carbamoyl-phosphate synthase small subunit, producing the protein MTAYLVLESGETYKGVWQGGEDRAGEVVFNTSHSGYEEIATDPSYFSQIVVMTAPMQGNYGVEDAVWESKRLWIEGFICLELQDSERDHSWKKRLTDNGIPLVTEIDTRQLVLRLRSGGTPWGALVQAASETEAKQKAEKLIAAKKTLDKDWVYLASRKETETRQGQNMVGPRVAVLDFGSKENILRELESRCSEIKIFNSRASMQEIMDYNPDGIMLTNGPGDPADVKVAIGTVRELLGVKPIFGICMGHQILGLALGGKTYKMKFGHRGSNHPIQDSILQQIYMTSQNHGYAVEQSTLPEDVKVTHINLNDGTVAGFYSEKRKCLGIQYHPESCPGPHEASGLFSFFVERMI; encoded by the coding sequence GTTGTCTTTAATACTTCGCACTCTGGTTACGAAGAGATTGCGACAGATCCTTCTTATTTTTCTCAAATTGTGGTGATGACAGCGCCGATGCAAGGGAACTATGGCGTAGAAGATGCCGTGTGGGAATCAAAACGTTTATGGATCGAAGGATTCATTTGTTTGGAACTGCAAGATTCAGAACGCGATCATTCTTGGAAAAAACGCCTGACTGATAACGGTATTCCGCTTGTCACTGAAATCGATACGCGCCAATTGGTTTTGCGTTTGCGTAGCGGTGGCACTCCCTGGGGCGCTTTAGTTCAAGCTGCTAGTGAAACAGAAGCGAAACAAAAAGCTGAAAAATTGATCGCTGCTAAGAAAACTTTGGATAAAGACTGGGTCTATTTGGCTTCACGTAAGGAAACGGAAACTCGCCAAGGTCAAAACATGGTGGGGCCGCGTGTGGCGGTACTAGATTTCGGTAGCAAAGAAAACATTCTGCGTGAATTAGAATCGCGCTGCTCAGAAATTAAGATCTTCAATAGCCGCGCTTCCATGCAAGAGATCATGGACTACAATCCCGATGGTATCATGCTGACAAACGGTCCCGGCGATCCGGCCGATGTCAAAGTGGCGATCGGCACAGTTCGCGAACTTTTGGGTGTGAAACCGATCTTTGGCATCTGCATGGGCCACCAAATCTTGGGATTGGCCTTGGGCGGGAAGACATACAAGATGAAATTCGGTCATCGCGGTAGCAATCACCCGATTCAGGACTCGATTTTACAGCAAATTTACATGACCAGTCAAAATCATGGCTACGCTGTTGAGCAAAGCACTTTGCCAGAGGACGTTAAAGTCACTCACATCAACCTAAATGATGGCACTGTGGCAGGTTTTTATAGTGAAAAAAGAAAGTGTTTGGGAATACAATATCATCCGGAAAGTTGCCCAGGACCGCATGAAGCGTCCGGGTTATTTAGTTTCTTTGTAGAGCGGATGATATGA